In a single window of the Sander lucioperca isolate FBNREF2018 chromosome 19, SLUC_FBN_1.2, whole genome shotgun sequence genome:
- the akap12b gene encoding A-kinase anchor protein 12b isoform X1: MGAESSAQRDGKSQEDASASTSASAGELGAEVHALQVGSSVLDSKPLEKNGLISSMTSLNGHSEDNTLAEVGQPDGVAQKEEASDTMDAIQGDVAPQVNSEKVEKESPDANDISAIEEKAAEEKPDDASEVGFKKIFRFVGFKFTLKKDKSEEKDPVKLLTVKDKGEKEEVSGTDEPTKEEEAAAVEEKSTTEEKEADTVESIAEAEVSKEDKAETTDAPAEAPAAEAIDEAVKEEGAEKEGETALSPFRKLFSGGLFSNLRKKASIKKTKEEEDKEAAVEKETAKTEETTAVVEEKEEKDEVEQETKEEAPATPEEVKSETTPEPEVTVETPAAATTEETKQEGEKTESNAEEEKAPAEVTSEAELLSSQEKAKPQGSPLKKLFAGAGLKKLSTKKQKTMKATETKLTESGEQASEHLQSSTESAEAPKTDSGPSSPEESGEHVIAVEVTQNESSQETDGEVASDGEKKKEGIIAWSSFKKLVTPKKRVKRSSESEDEATVEKPAKSATLSSSESAPLADKSVEEEDKPTEEEPKTENTEKLVSSTEEPKKKMDTSVSWEALMCMGGPKKRTRRTSDSDDEETKVEEESTAAVVAAAAVEGEQEGKTEAAIVSSQNTESDGEFVSSTEPLSTPPDRESTWDTLKRMVMPKNKAKNEEKPEETPEQSQSDSEAPKDESSFSLRKLFPGRRKKKTEKQASTEQGSGEEDSDTPAVVPLSEYDDQVTAEQEAPAEPAEVQIKESAEDRSPSWIPATVEDGDDQHDQLSDIPEEAENAATPKSVDTDIAEDETEDKDMSPKVTKRTGRRLSTAEVKPVAPAPSANTTPVPQGPKPESAEEVIEGVEAQISEIPPQTNVTVEDVPVEVVSEKIECEPPTENAESKTLTILKPHARDEAMAICTGLDTKEIAEVALEKPVMPIVARVAVIHDAISTEVSVEENTASTEAIATEDAVFKAQVHQVETTNFESVVESLQGGLLDIEAAKENHEPEIERAGIVSTVQEEAEIIQSTTMSQNCINAVIIDPITPTSEPDVCTQSIEVTEPTIETKEVQMDVEQLSANEENTVKEVAQYVTEERASTICETTKTTNTEETEPAIPVVPSEEVSVVTQTVVLVAPVSAATSPMATMENAPLSESVGDEPIQVQETKEEETVEKTVEATTAQTAESEISSGTEQSREKMDEIKEDVQQTSEIEAQSIVIAQAVIQDAMDKVSEDTPESKKPTTPTPVQAVATTEKEIEITTEGPVITETPVAVCEEAAPKSPQRLCVAMEVIDTIPVEVTESIEAFVEVQKPEEGLKKAVEVNVSEETVVVEEVVEIKTERQIGEELEQVKEEQSKEDAEVQKPDVKEAAEEVEPQSEEAKAKTPSEEKVLEIHMPVQMVLQTAQVFEEPSVEEEAVEEFDSNSPVAEDTKVKAEIAASENNLSTLSEEPQETASEEVSSPGQVTGAETPETPSGKCAEVMAQVIEVIEEAVKEIEPVSTEITATS; the protein is encoded by the coding sequence TTGGCCAGCCAGATGGTGTGGCTCAGAAGGAGGAGGCTTCTGACACTATGGATGCCATCCAGGGTGACGTGGCTCCTCAAGTGAACAGCGAGAAAGTGGAGAAAGAGTCTCCTGATGCCAATGACATCTCTGCTATTGAGGAGAAAGCAGCGGAGGAGAAACCTGATGATGCCAGTGAAGTGGGCTTCAAGAAGATCTTCCGCTTTGTGGGCTTTAAGTTCACACTGAAGAAGGACAAAAGTGAGGAGAAAGATCCTGTGAAGCTCCTGACAGTCAAAGataaaggagagaaggaggaggttaGTGGGACTGATGAACCTACAAAGGAGGAAGAGGCTGCCGCTGTTGAGGAGAAAAGCACAACTGAAGAAAAGGAGGCTGATACAGTGGAATCTATTGCAGAGGCCGAAGTCAGTAAAGAAGACAAAGCTGAAACCACTGATGCCCCGGCTGAAGCCCCTGCAGCTGAAGCTATTGATGAAGCAGTCAAGGAGGAAGGAGctgagaaggaaggagagacCGCCCTGTCCCCCTTCAGGAAGCTCTTCAGTGGAGGACTCTTCTCTAACCTGAGAAAGAAAGCCAGCatcaaaaagacaaaagaggaggaagacaaGGAGGCAGCTGTTGAGAAGGAGACAGCGAAGACAGAAGAAACTACTGCTGTTGTggaagaaaaggaggagaaggatGAGGTGGAGCAAGAAACTAAGGAGGAGGCACCAGCAACTCCAGAGGAAGTGAAATCAGAGACTACCCCAGAGCCAGAGGTCACTGTTGAAACCCCTGCCGCAGCAACTACTGAAGAGACCAAACAAGAAGGGGAAAAGACTGAATCTAATGCAGAAGAGGAGAAGGCTCCAGCAGAGGTGACCTCTGAGGCTGAGCTGCTGTCATCACAGGAGAAGGCTAAGCCCCAGGGTAGCCCCCTGAAGAAGCTTTTCGCTGGAGCTGGCTTGAAGAAGCTCTCAACTAAGAAACAAAAGACCATGAAAGCCACTGAGACGAAGCTTACTGAGTCTGGGGAGCAGGCGTCTGAGCACCTTCAATCCTCCACGGAGTCAGCAGAGGCTCCAAAAACTGACAGTGGGCCCTCATCTCCTGAGGAGTCAGGAGAGCATGTTATTGCTGTGGAGGTGACCCAGAATGAGTCTAGCCAAGAGACTGATGGTGAAGTTGCCTCTgatggagaaaagaaaaaagagggtATCATTGCCTGGTCCTCCTTCAAGAAACTAGTAACACCCAAGAAGCGTGTAAAAAGGTCTTCTGAAAGCGAAGATGAAGCCACAGTTGAGAAACCAGCAAAGTCAGCCACCCTGTCCTCTTCTGAGAGTGCCCCGTTAGCAGATAAGAGTGTTGAGGAGGAGGATAAGCCAACTGAGGAAGAGCCAAAGACTGAAAACACTGAGAAACTGGTCAGCAGCACTGAGGAGCCCAAAAAGAAAATGGACACCTCTGTCTCCTGGGAGGCACTCATGTGTATGGGTGGACCCAAAAAGAGGACTAGGAGGACCTCTGATTCTGACGATGAGGAAACCAAGGTTGAAGAGGAGTcaacagcagcagtagtagcagcagcagcagtagaagGGGAGCAGGAGGGCAAAACTGAGGCTGCCATTGTCAGCTCCCAAAACACAGAGAGTGATGGAGAATTTGTTTCCTCCACTGAACCTTTAAGCACCCCCCCTGATAGAGAGTCCACCTGGGACACACTGAAACGCATGGTTATGCCAAAGAATAAAGCCAAAAATGAGGAAAAGCCTGAGGAGACTCCAGAACAATCCCAGTCAGACAGTGAAGCACCAAAAGATGAGTCGTCATTCTCATTGAGGAAGCTCTTCCCTGGACGCAGAAAGaagaagactgaaaaacaagcCTCCACTGAACAAGGCTCAGGTGAGGAGGACTCTGACACCCCAGCTGTGGTTCCTCTCTCAGAGTATGATGACCAAGTTACAGCTGAACAGGAAGCACCAGCAGAACCGGCTGAAGTCCAGATTAAAGAATCCGCTGAAGATAGATCCCCTTCCTGGATCCCAGCCACTGTCGAAGATGGTGATGATCAACATGATCAGCTGAGTGACATTCCAGAGGAGGCTGAGAATGCTGCCACGCCAAAGTCTGTTGACACTGACATCGCAGAGGATGAAACAGAAGACAAGGATATGTCCCCTAAAGTTACCAAAAGAACAGGGCGCAGACTGTCCACGGCTGAGGTGAAGCCTGTCGCTCCAGCTCCATCTGCAAATACCACTCCAGTTCCTCAGGGACCCAAGCCAGAGAGCGCAGAGGAGGTTATTGAGGGTGTAGAGGCCCAAATTAGTGAAATTCCACCCCAGACCAATGTAACTGTTGAAGATGTACCAGTAGAGGTAGTTTCTGAGAAAATCGAGTGTGAACCACCAACTGAGAATGCAGAGTCAAAAACATTAACTATCCTGAAGCCACACGCTCGTGACGAGGCCATGGCTATCTGCACTGGCCTAGACACCAAGGAGATTGCTGAAGTAGCTCTGGAGAAACCTGTAATGCCCATCGTAGCACGTGTGGCTGTGATCCATGATGCTATAAGCACAGAGGTGTCAGTGGAAGAGAATACAGCAAGTACAGAGGCCATTGCTACAGAAGATGCCGTGTTCAAGGCCCAAGTGCACCAAGTAGAAACCACCAACTTTGAGTCTGTTGTTGAAAGTTTACAGGGTGGATTGTTAGACATTGAAGCAGCCAAGGAGAACCATGAACCCGAGATTGAGAGGGCTGGAATTGTCAGCACTGTTCAGGAAGAGGCGGAAATCATTCAGTCTACTACCATGAGCCAGAACTGTATTAATGCTGTTATAATCGATCCCATTACACCAACATCTGAACCAGATGTTTGCACCCAGAGCATAGAAGTCACTGAGCCAACTATAGAAACCAAGGAAGTGCAAATGGATGTGGAGCAGCTTAGTGCCAATGAAGAAAATACTGTAAAAGAGGTAGCTCAGTATGTGACCGAAGAGAGAGCCTCCACCATATGTGAAACCACAAAGACCACCAACACAGAGGAGACTGAGCCAGCCATCCCTGTTGTACCAAGCGAGGAGGTTTCTGTTGTCACTCAGACAGTTGTCCTTGTGGCCCCAGTCAGTGCGGCAACATCACCCATGGCAACCATGGAAAATGCACCACTGTCGGAGTCAGTCGGCGATGAACCAATCCAGGTGCAGGAAAccaaggaggaggagacagttGAAAAGACTGTGGAGGCCACTACCGCTCAAACAGCAGAGTCAGAGATCAGCTCAGGCACTGAGCAGTCCAGGGAGAAGATGGATGAAATCAAGGAGGATGTCCAACAGACCAGTGAAATTGAGGCTCAGAGCATAGTCATTGCCCAGGCTGTCATTCAGGATGCCATGGATAAAGTTTCAGAAGACACCCCTGAATCCAAAAAGCCCACCACCCCGACACCAGTCcaggctgtggcaacaacagaGAAAGAGATTGAAATCACAACAGAGGGCCCTGTTATCACTGAAACCCCTGTTGCTGTCTGCGAAGAAGCAGCACCAAAGTCACCTCAGCGGCTGTGTGTTGCCATGGAGGTCATTGACACAATCCCAGTCGAGGTCACAGAGAGCATTGAGGCCTTTGTAGAGGTGCAGAAACCAGAAGAAGGGTTGAAGAAAGCTGTGGAGGTAAACGTAAGTGAAGAAACTGTCGTAGTGGAAGAAGTGGTGGAGATAAAGACAGAGCGTCAGATAGGTGAGGAGCTTGAACAGGTCAAGGAGGAACAGAGCAAAGAAGACGCAGAGGTTCAGAAACCAGATGTAAAAGAAGCAGCAGAGGAAGTGGAACCACAATCGGAGGAAGCAAAGGCCAAGACACCTTCAGAAGAGAAAGTGCTTGAAATCCACATGCCAGTCCAAATGGTCCTGCAGACAGCGCAGGTGTTTGAGGAACCATCAGTGGAAGAAGAGGCCGTGGAAGAGTTTGACAGCAACAGCCCTGTGGCAGAAGACACCAAGGTAAAAGCTGAGATCGCTGCATCTGAAAACAATCTCTCAACGTTGTCAGAAGAACCCCAAGAGACGGCTTCAGAAGAGGTTTCCTCTCCCGGCCAAGTCACAGGGGCAGAGACACCAGAAACACCGTCGGGAAAGTGCGCAGAAGTGATGGCGCAGGTGATCGAAGTGATCGAGGAGGCTGTGAAGGAGATCGAGCCTGTGTCCACAGAGATCACAGCGACATCATGA
- the akap12b gene encoding A-kinase anchor protein 12b isoform X3 produces the protein MLGTITLTVGQPDGVAQKEEASDTMDAIQGDVAPQVNSEKVEKESPDANDISAIEEKAAEEKPDDASEVGFKKIFRFVGFKFTLKKDKSEEKDPVKLLTVKDKGEKEEVSGTDEPTKEEEAAAVEEKSTTEEKEADTVESIAEAEVSKEDKAETTDAPAEAPAAEAIDEAVKEEGAEKEGETALSPFRKLFSGGLFSNLRKKASIKKTKEEEDKEAAVEKETAKTEETTAVVEEKEEKDEVEQETKEEAPATPEEVKSETTPEPEVTVETPAAATTEETKQEGEKTESNAEEEKAPAEVTSEAELLSSQEKAKPQGSPLKKLFAGAGLKKLSTKKQKTMKATETKLTESGEQASEHLQSSTESAEAPKTDSGPSSPEESGEHVIAVEVTQNESSQETDGEVASDGEKKKEGIIAWSSFKKLVTPKKRVKRSSESEDEATVEKPAKSATLSSSESAPLADKSVEEEDKPTEEEPKTENTEKLVSSTEEPKKKMDTSVSWEALMCMGGPKKRTRRTSDSDDEETKVEEESTAAVVAAAAVEGEQEGKTEAAIVSSQNTESDGEFVSSTEPLSTPPDRESTWDTLKRMVMPKNKAKNEEKPEETPEQSQSDSEAPKDESSFSLRKLFPGRRKKKTEKQASTEQGSGEEDSDTPAVVPLSEYDDQVTAEQEAPAEPAEVQIKESAEDRSPSWIPATVEDGDDQHDQLSDIPEEAENAATPKSVDTDIAEDETEDKDMSPKVTKRTGRRLSTAEVKPVAPAPSANTTPVPQGPKPESAEEVIEGVEAQISEIPPQTNVTVEDVPVEVVSEKIECEPPTENAESKTLTILKPHARDEAMAICTGLDTKEIAEVALEKPVMPIVARVAVIHDAISTEVSVEENTASTEAIATEDAVFKAQVHQVETTNFESVVESLQGGLLDIEAAKENHEPEIERAGIVSTVQEEAEIIQSTTMSQNCINAVIIDPITPTSEPDVCTQSIEVTEPTIETKEVQMDVEQLSANEENTVKEVAQYVTEERASTICETTKTTNTEETEPAIPVVPSEEVSVVTQTVVLVAPVSAATSPMATMENAPLSESVGDEPIQVQETKEEETVEEKMDEIKEDVQQTSEIEAQSIVIAQAVIQDAMDKVSEDTPESKKPTTPTPVQAVATTEKEIEITTEGPVITETPVAVCEEAAPKSPQRLCVAMEVIDTIPVEVTESIEAFVEVQKPEEGLKKAVEVNVSEETVVVEEVVEIKTERQIGEELEQVKEEQSKEDAEVQKPDVKEAAEEVEPQSEEAKAKTPSEEKVLEIHMPVQMVLQTAQVFEEPSVEEEAVEEFDSNSPVAEDTKVKAEIAASENNLSTLSEEPQETASEEVSSPGQVTGAETPETPSGKCAEVMAQVIEVIEEAVKEIEPVSTEITATS, from the exons TTGGCCAGCCAGATGGTGTGGCTCAGAAGGAGGAGGCTTCTGACACTATGGATGCCATCCAGGGTGACGTGGCTCCTCAAGTGAACAGCGAGAAAGTGGAGAAAGAGTCTCCTGATGCCAATGACATCTCTGCTATTGAGGAGAAAGCAGCGGAGGAGAAACCTGATGATGCCAGTGAAGTGGGCTTCAAGAAGATCTTCCGCTTTGTGGGCTTTAAGTTCACACTGAAGAAGGACAAAAGTGAGGAGAAAGATCCTGTGAAGCTCCTGACAGTCAAAGataaaggagagaaggaggaggttaGTGGGACTGATGAACCTACAAAGGAGGAAGAGGCTGCCGCTGTTGAGGAGAAAAGCACAACTGAAGAAAAGGAGGCTGATACAGTGGAATCTATTGCAGAGGCCGAAGTCAGTAAAGAAGACAAAGCTGAAACCACTGATGCCCCGGCTGAAGCCCCTGCAGCTGAAGCTATTGATGAAGCAGTCAAGGAGGAAGGAGctgagaaggaaggagagacCGCCCTGTCCCCCTTCAGGAAGCTCTTCAGTGGAGGACTCTTCTCTAACCTGAGAAAGAAAGCCAGCatcaaaaagacaaaagaggaggaagacaaGGAGGCAGCTGTTGAGAAGGAGACAGCGAAGACAGAAGAAACTACTGCTGTTGTggaagaaaaggaggagaaggatGAGGTGGAGCAAGAAACTAAGGAGGAGGCACCAGCAACTCCAGAGGAAGTGAAATCAGAGACTACCCCAGAGCCAGAGGTCACTGTTGAAACCCCTGCCGCAGCAACTACTGAAGAGACCAAACAAGAAGGGGAAAAGACTGAATCTAATGCAGAAGAGGAGAAGGCTCCAGCAGAGGTGACCTCTGAGGCTGAGCTGCTGTCATCACAGGAGAAGGCTAAGCCCCAGGGTAGCCCCCTGAAGAAGCTTTTCGCTGGAGCTGGCTTGAAGAAGCTCTCAACTAAGAAACAAAAGACCATGAAAGCCACTGAGACGAAGCTTACTGAGTCTGGGGAGCAGGCGTCTGAGCACCTTCAATCCTCCACGGAGTCAGCAGAGGCTCCAAAAACTGACAGTGGGCCCTCATCTCCTGAGGAGTCAGGAGAGCATGTTATTGCTGTGGAGGTGACCCAGAATGAGTCTAGCCAAGAGACTGATGGTGAAGTTGCCTCTgatggagaaaagaaaaaagagggtATCATTGCCTGGTCCTCCTTCAAGAAACTAGTAACACCCAAGAAGCGTGTAAAAAGGTCTTCTGAAAGCGAAGATGAAGCCACAGTTGAGAAACCAGCAAAGTCAGCCACCCTGTCCTCTTCTGAGAGTGCCCCGTTAGCAGATAAGAGTGTTGAGGAGGAGGATAAGCCAACTGAGGAAGAGCCAAAGACTGAAAACACTGAGAAACTGGTCAGCAGCACTGAGGAGCCCAAAAAGAAAATGGACACCTCTGTCTCCTGGGAGGCACTCATGTGTATGGGTGGACCCAAAAAGAGGACTAGGAGGACCTCTGATTCTGACGATGAGGAAACCAAGGTTGAAGAGGAGTcaacagcagcagtagtagcagcagcagcagtagaagGGGAGCAGGAGGGCAAAACTGAGGCTGCCATTGTCAGCTCCCAAAACACAGAGAGTGATGGAGAATTTGTTTCCTCCACTGAACCTTTAAGCACCCCCCCTGATAGAGAGTCCACCTGGGACACACTGAAACGCATGGTTATGCCAAAGAATAAAGCCAAAAATGAGGAAAAGCCTGAGGAGACTCCAGAACAATCCCAGTCAGACAGTGAAGCACCAAAAGATGAGTCGTCATTCTCATTGAGGAAGCTCTTCCCTGGACGCAGAAAGaagaagactgaaaaacaagcCTCCACTGAACAAGGCTCAGGTGAGGAGGACTCTGACACCCCAGCTGTGGTTCCTCTCTCAGAGTATGATGACCAAGTTACAGCTGAACAGGAAGCACCAGCAGAACCGGCTGAAGTCCAGATTAAAGAATCCGCTGAAGATAGATCCCCTTCCTGGATCCCAGCCACTGTCGAAGATGGTGATGATCAACATGATCAGCTGAGTGACATTCCAGAGGAGGCTGAGAATGCTGCCACGCCAAAGTCTGTTGACACTGACATCGCAGAGGATGAAACAGAAGACAAGGATATGTCCCCTAAAGTTACCAAAAGAACAGGGCGCAGACTGTCCACGGCTGAGGTGAAGCCTGTCGCTCCAGCTCCATCTGCAAATACCACTCCAGTTCCTCAGGGACCCAAGCCAGAGAGCGCAGAGGAGGTTATTGAGGGTGTAGAGGCCCAAATTAGTGAAATTCCACCCCAGACCAATGTAACTGTTGAAGATGTACCAGTAGAGGTAGTTTCTGAGAAAATCGAGTGTGAACCACCAACTGAGAATGCAGAGTCAAAAACATTAACTATCCTGAAGCCACACGCTCGTGACGAGGCCATGGCTATCTGCACTGGCCTAGACACCAAGGAGATTGCTGAAGTAGCTCTGGAGAAACCTGTAATGCCCATCGTAGCACGTGTGGCTGTGATCCATGATGCTATAAGCACAGAGGTGTCAGTGGAAGAGAATACAGCAAGTACAGAGGCCATTGCTACAGAAGATGCCGTGTTCAAGGCCCAAGTGCACCAAGTAGAAACCACCAACTTTGAGTCTGTTGTTGAAAGTTTACAGGGTGGATTGTTAGACATTGAAGCAGCCAAGGAGAACCATGAACCCGAGATTGAGAGGGCTGGAATTGTCAGCACTGTTCAGGAAGAGGCGGAAATCATTCAGTCTACTACCATGAGCCAGAACTGTATTAATGCTGTTATAATCGATCCCATTACACCAACATCTGAACCAGATGTTTGCACCCAGAGCATAGAAGTCACTGAGCCAACTATAGAAACCAAGGAAGTGCAAATGGATGTGGAGCAGCTTAGTGCCAATGAAGAAAATACTGTAAAAGAGGTAGCTCAGTATGTGACCGAAGAGAGAGCCTCCACCATATGTGAAACCACAAAGACCACCAACACAGAGGAGACTGAGCCAGCCATCCCTGTTGTACCAAGCGAGGAGGTTTCTGTTGTCACTCAGACAGTTGTCCTTGTGGCCCCAGTCAGTGCGGCAACATCACCCATGGCAACCATGGAAAATGCACCACTGTCGGAGTCAGTCGGCGATGAACCAATCCAGGTGCAGGAAAccaaggaggaggagacagttGAA GAGAAGATGGATGAAATCAAGGAGGATGTCCAACAGACCAGTGAAATTGAGGCTCAGAGCATAGTCATTGCCCAGGCTGTCATTCAGGATGCCATGGATAAAGTTTCAGAAGACACCCCTGAATCCAAAAAGCCCACCACCCCGACACCAGTCcaggctgtggcaacaacagaGAAAGAGATTGAAATCACAACAGAGGGCCCTGTTATCACTGAAACCCCTGTTGCTGTCTGCGAAGAAGCAGCACCAAAGTCACCTCAGCGGCTGTGTGTTGCCATGGAGGTCATTGACACAATCCCAGTCGAGGTCACAGAGAGCATTGAGGCCTTTGTAGAGGTGCAGAAACCAGAAGAAGGGTTGAAGAAAGCTGTGGAGGTAAACGTAAGTGAAGAAACTGTCGTAGTGGAAGAAGTGGTGGAGATAAAGACAGAGCGTCAGATAGGTGAGGAGCTTGAACAGGTCAAGGAGGAACAGAGCAAAGAAGACGCAGAGGTTCAGAAACCAGATGTAAAAGAAGCAGCAGAGGAAGTGGAACCACAATCGGAGGAAGCAAAGGCCAAGACACCTTCAGAAGAGAAAGTGCTTGAAATCCACATGCCAGTCCAAATGGTCCTGCAGACAGCGCAGGTGTTTGAGGAACCATCAGTGGAAGAAGAGGCCGTGGAAGAGTTTGACAGCAACAGCCCTGTGGCAGAAGACACCAAGGTAAAAGCTGAGATCGCTGCATCTGAAAACAATCTCTCAACGTTGTCAGAAGAACCCCAAGAGACGGCTTCAGAAGAGGTTTCCTCTCCCGGCCAAGTCACAGGGGCAGAGACACCAGAAACACCGTCGGGAAAGTGCGCAGAAGTGATGGCGCAGGTGATCGAAGTGATCGAGGAGGCTGTGAAGGAGATCGAGCCTGTGTCCACAGAGATCACAGCGACATCATGA